The following proteins are co-located in the Rhodococcus opacus B4 genome:
- a CDS encoding AAA domain-containing protein has product MSSPENDAELAGRVQRLLQFLREIVRARTKPVLRVDQHEQVEWLHHDGRTIQLDSDAAQGDIVLRVPLIGVEDPPDLPTVLAGWVDQSARADSSRSDLELNPSDAYAEDADEEYDVRRAYDVRQAFDAYVPRWQAWAKADRERRPHADLYQSLQRMLQELNARPESIELVLASGLLTLAGAGPDGGVQTHLVTQSASIHRDPRTGDLLVRLIAGSQPRLEDSQLFTGLDVYDSAHAMPLQKQLQDTALSPLSDGVGALLADWAPKSLTAYVAVHDDARPPSGDANGTITLSPALVLRKRSAFALVEYYEQMISHLDRDGATVPLGLAQLVEAIEPADRLSWLERTGAATSSTLAEDPLFPLPANAEQSQIIERLGGDSGVVVEGPPGTGKTHTIANLVSALLARGQRVLVTSEKAQALRVLRDKLPPEMQELCVSITDLSRGGSDELTRSVATIAERKSSFNPHSEGQKIADLRAQRDEAVQKRAVVLEQVKALRESETYQHDAVADGYEGTAAAIVRKVMGLQDAFEWLPGPLLSEQPPLTGTEVETLRRLCVTASPERAQRARQTLPALDSLLPNRAELERLCSRASTSIPIDTPQSAHLLEVLGGVDPETAFSIRRHCKELQARAHDVLDLDGQFQSLADTVLSGRATHLWGRLDALPAIVEAAAAADRYIGAQDVQCAVMTRPALQAVGALAVAMESGTVEWKARFRRSEEQKAVEELGLDATVDGVPATTAAAVRLVTEHLRAHDAAQTAATLLADLRIPVDMNGSRAVQVDSLNMIVGRVARVRALLVARDALARELFALSPNAPRIRNLADATAVAGAAEAITTRADVDSARAELDTIVTAVSTEVDAGPSPEGTALVAALDQADNAALSEALTRYAIARVEQQDQRTFDELSDRLSPVAPALYDLVRRTAALTEWDEMSWQMSEAWAWRRARQWVTDQHRAGREQELEAELNAVDADLAHLTARLAAATAWRDCLEHLTADQVRALQTYREHISSIGAGAGKYAEKYRSAARSAMGEAQGAVPAWVMPLQQVLASIPPVPGSFDVVIVDEASQADITNLFLLWLAPRVIVVGDDKQCAPADIPTSGTLDDVFTRLDAYLPDLPEYVQATLTPRSSLFSILRTSFGQVVRLREHFRSMPEIINWSSTQFYGELPLVPVRQFGADRLPPLKHTYVSEAFVSGKDSTLTNQVEAAALVDQLIECLVDPRYDGKTFGIVVLQGQSQVDAIRTELVKRIGIEQWEQRRLRVGTPPDFQGDERSVVFLSMVVGPEQNFAPLTANQYKRRFNVAATRAQDQLWLFHSVTVDELKRADLRNSLLSYMMSTSPAPADPMPQDVDRDVRIPPFDNLLEQRVFNDIAERGYHVNSQVEVNNRRIDLVVTGGTMRLAVECDADAFSTTPEQRIADLEREQELKRCGWTFWRVRESEYYLDPKAALSSLWDTLDNLGIAPHAVDHAMAIEAAAAERAARDAAAATERGKHAAHA; this is encoded by the coding sequence TTGTCGAGTCCCGAAAACGACGCCGAGCTCGCAGGCCGCGTCCAGCGCCTGCTGCAGTTCCTGCGTGAGATCGTCCGGGCTCGCACCAAGCCGGTTCTCCGCGTCGACCAGCACGAACAGGTCGAATGGCTGCATCATGACGGCCGGACGATCCAACTCGATTCCGACGCCGCGCAGGGCGACATCGTCCTGCGTGTGCCCCTCATCGGAGTCGAGGATCCGCCGGACCTGCCCACCGTCCTGGCCGGCTGGGTGGACCAGTCGGCCCGCGCCGACAGTTCACGGTCCGACCTCGAGCTGAACCCGTCCGACGCGTACGCCGAGGACGCGGACGAGGAATACGACGTGCGCCGCGCATACGACGTCCGGCAGGCTTTCGACGCCTACGTGCCGCGCTGGCAGGCGTGGGCGAAGGCGGATCGGGAGCGCCGCCCGCACGCCGATCTGTACCAGTCGCTGCAGCGGATGCTGCAGGAACTGAACGCCCGACCCGAGTCGATCGAACTCGTTCTCGCGTCCGGACTGCTGACCCTGGCGGGCGCCGGTCCGGACGGCGGCGTCCAGACCCACCTGGTCACCCAGTCCGCGAGCATTCACCGTGATCCCCGGACCGGCGACCTGCTGGTGCGGCTGATCGCGGGCTCCCAGCCCCGGCTCGAAGATTCCCAGTTGTTCACCGGACTGGACGTCTACGACAGCGCGCACGCGATGCCGCTGCAGAAGCAACTGCAGGACACCGCCCTGTCGCCGCTGAGCGACGGCGTCGGCGCACTGCTCGCGGACTGGGCGCCGAAATCGCTGACGGCGTACGTCGCCGTCCACGACGACGCCCGGCCACCCTCCGGCGACGCGAACGGCACCATCACGCTGTCGCCGGCGCTGGTGCTGCGCAAGCGCAGCGCGTTCGCCCTGGTCGAGTATTACGAGCAGATGATCTCCCACCTCGACCGCGACGGCGCGACCGTCCCGCTCGGGCTCGCCCAACTGGTCGAGGCGATCGAACCGGCGGACCGGCTGTCGTGGCTCGAGCGCACGGGCGCCGCCACTTCGTCGACGCTCGCCGAGGACCCGCTCTTCCCGCTTCCGGCCAACGCCGAGCAGTCGCAGATCATCGAGCGGCTCGGCGGCGACAGCGGAGTGGTGGTCGAAGGCCCGCCCGGGACGGGCAAGACCCACACGATCGCCAACCTGGTGTCGGCGCTGCTCGCGCGCGGCCAGCGGGTGCTCGTCACGAGCGAGAAGGCGCAGGCGCTCCGCGTCCTGAGGGACAAGCTCCCGCCCGAGATGCAGGAACTGTGCGTCTCGATCACCGATCTGTCCCGCGGCGGCTCGGACGAGCTCACCCGCAGTGTGGCGACCATCGCCGAACGGAAGTCGTCGTTCAACCCGCACAGCGAGGGCCAGAAGATCGCCGACCTCCGCGCCCAGCGGGACGAGGCCGTGCAGAAGCGGGCCGTCGTGCTCGAGCAGGTGAAGGCTCTACGCGAGTCCGAGACGTACCAGCACGACGCCGTCGCCGACGGCTACGAGGGCACCGCCGCCGCCATCGTCCGCAAGGTCATGGGCCTGCAGGACGCGTTCGAGTGGCTTCCCGGACCGCTGCTGAGCGAGCAACCGCCGCTCACCGGCACCGAGGTCGAGACCCTGCGCCGGCTGTGCGTGACGGCGTCCCCGGAGCGCGCGCAGCGAGCACGCCAGACGCTTCCCGCGCTGGACTCCCTGCTGCCGAACCGGGCCGAACTCGAACGGCTCTGCTCGCGGGCGTCGACCAGCATCCCCATCGACACCCCGCAGTCGGCGCACCTGCTCGAGGTCCTCGGCGGCGTCGATCCCGAGACCGCGTTCTCCATTCGCCGGCACTGCAAGGAACTGCAGGCGCGCGCCCACGACGTCCTCGACCTCGACGGTCAATTCCAGAGCCTCGCCGACACCGTCCTGTCCGGCCGGGCCACCCACCTGTGGGGTCGCCTGGACGCGCTGCCCGCGATCGTCGAGGCGGCCGCCGCCGCCGACCGGTACATCGGTGCGCAGGACGTCCAGTGCGCCGTCATGACCAGACCCGCCCTGCAGGCGGTGGGCGCGCTCGCCGTGGCCATGGAGTCCGGCACCGTCGAGTGGAAGGCCCGCTTCCGCCGCAGTGAGGAGCAGAAGGCCGTCGAGGAACTCGGCCTCGACGCCACCGTCGACGGCGTCCCCGCCACGACCGCCGCCGCGGTGCGACTGGTGACCGAGCACCTGCGCGCCCACGACGCCGCGCAGACCGCCGCCACCCTGCTGGCCGATCTGCGGATTCCGGTGGACATGAACGGGTCCCGTGCCGTGCAGGTCGACAGCCTCAACATGATCGTCGGCCGGGTGGCCCGCGTGCGCGCCCTCCTCGTCGCCCGCGACGCGCTGGCCCGTGAACTGTTCGCGCTGTCGCCGAACGCGCCGCGGATCCGCAACCTCGCGGACGCCACCGCGGTGGCCGGGGCCGCCGAGGCCATCACCACCCGCGCCGACGTGGACAGTGCGCGTGCGGAACTCGACACCATCGTCACGGCCGTCTCCACCGAGGTCGACGCCGGACCGTCGCCGGAAGGCACCGCCCTGGTGGCGGCGCTCGATCAGGCCGACAACGCCGCCCTCTCGGAGGCCCTCACCCGCTACGCGATCGCCCGCGTCGAACAGCAGGATCAGCGGACCTTCGACGAGCTGTCCGACCGGCTCTCACCCGTCGCCCCGGCACTGTACGACCTGGTGCGCAGGACGGCGGCACTCACCGAGTGGGACGAGATGAGCTGGCAGATGTCGGAGGCCTGGGCGTGGCGCCGCGCCCGCCAATGGGTCACCGACCAGCACCGGGCCGGCCGTGAGCAGGAACTCGAAGCCGAACTCAACGCCGTCGACGCCGATCTCGCGCACCTCACCGCGCGGCTCGCGGCGGCCACCGCCTGGCGCGACTGCCTCGAACACCTCACGGCCGACCAGGTGCGGGCGCTGCAGACGTACCGCGAGCACATCTCGAGCATCGGCGCCGGCGCCGGAAAGTACGCCGAGAAGTACCGCAGCGCAGCACGATCCGCGATGGGGGAGGCGCAGGGCGCCGTGCCCGCGTGGGTGATGCCGCTGCAGCAGGTCCTCGCGTCCATCCCGCCCGTGCCGGGCAGCTTCGACGTCGTCATCGTCGACGAGGCGAGTCAGGCCGACATCACCAACCTGTTCCTGCTGTGGCTGGCGCCGCGGGTCATCGTCGTCGGCGACGACAAGCAATGCGCCCCCGCCGACATCCCCACCAGCGGCACCCTCGACGACGTGTTCACCCGACTGGACGCGTACCTGCCCGACCTCCCCGAGTACGTCCAGGCGACGCTCACGCCGCGGTCGAGTTTGTTCTCGATCCTGCGCACCAGCTTCGGGCAGGTCGTCCGGCTCCGCGAGCACTTCCGCTCGATGCCCGAGATCATCAACTGGTCCAGCACCCAGTTCTACGGCGAACTGCCGCTGGTCCCGGTGCGGCAGTTCGGCGCGGACCGGCTTCCGCCGCTGAAACATACGTACGTATCCGAGGCCTTCGTGTCGGGGAAGGACTCGACGCTCACCAACCAGGTCGAGGCCGCCGCCCTCGTCGATCAGCTCATCGAATGCCTCGTCGATCCCCGCTACGACGGCAAGACGTTCGGAATCGTCGTGTTGCAGGGGCAGTCCCAGGTCGACGCGATCCGCACCGAACTCGTCAAGCGGATCGGCATCGAACAGTGGGAGCAGCGGCGACTGCGCGTCGGGACGCCGCCGGACTTCCAGGGCGACGAACGGAGCGTCGTCTTCCTGTCGATGGTCGTGGGACCCGAGCAGAACTTCGCACCGCTGACCGCGAACCAGTACAAGCGGCGGTTCAACGTCGCGGCGACCCGCGCGCAGGATCAGCTGTGGCTGTTCCACTCCGTGACCGTCGACGAACTGAAGCGGGCCGACCTGCGCAACTCCCTGCTCAGCTACATGATGTCGACGTCGCCGGCCCCGGCCGACCCCATGCCGCAGGACGTCGACCGCGACGTGCGGATCCCACCGTTCGACAATCTCCTCGAACAGCGGGTGTTCAACGACATCGCCGAACGCGGCTACCACGTCAATTCCCAAGTCGAGGTGAACAATCGGCGCATCGACCTCGTCGTCACCGGCGGCACCATGAGGCTCGCCGTCGAATGCGACGCCGACGCGTTCTCCACCACCCCGGAACAGCGGATCGCGGACCTCGAACGCGAGCAGGAACTGAAACGGTGCGGCTGGACGTTCTGGCGCGTCCGCGAATCGGAGTACTACCTCGACCCGAAGGCCGCGCTGTCGAGCCTGTGGGACACGCTCGACAACCTGGGCATCGCCCCGCACGCGGTCGATCACGCGATGGCCATCGAGGCCGCCGCCGCCGAGCGCGCTGCCCGCGACGCCGCCGCCGCGACCGAGCGGGGCAAGCACGCCGCTCATGCCTAA
- a CDS encoding mannan endo-1,4-beta-mannosidase: MTVTRITKLAAVIATVALTALGGGYVSAAAPAPGARVTVSSDGFALDGQPWWPTGFNAYQLATNWSVNWGCGAMVDLDSYFDALPPHSLTRFNLFQALAINRFTGQLDFGPMDAVFAAAEAHDQMLIPVLAPQDGACEDGVFKGRQWYADGWTTMTPGAPRTLMSFRDWTRTAVDRFRGSPSLAAWELVGEPETSTCTDADCAWWTRSCEPGAAQVLRNFFDAAGAEVRARDPRTLITAGFTGGGQCGTQGDEYQFVSASPYVDIVQYHDYGADGVPLPGDQWNGLARRLEQAAALGKPLLVGEIGELAGSCAAIADRATHIGTKIQGQKDAGAAGALLWAFVPDPRPAECTYDVGPTDPLWGVVEQFGAWGAAAAPADT, translated from the coding sequence ATGACGGTGACGCGCATCACGAAGCTGGCCGCGGTGATCGCGACCGTCGCACTGACGGCGCTGGGAGGTGGCTACGTGTCGGCTGCCGCTCCCGCGCCGGGGGCCCGGGTCACCGTCTCGTCCGACGGGTTCGCGCTCGACGGGCAACCGTGGTGGCCGACCGGGTTCAACGCCTACCAGCTGGCCACGAACTGGTCGGTCAATTGGGGTTGCGGCGCGATGGTCGACCTCGACTCCTACTTCGACGCGCTGCCGCCGCACTCGCTGACCCGTTTCAACCTCTTCCAGGCGCTGGCGATCAACCGCTTCACCGGACAACTGGACTTCGGGCCGATGGACGCCGTGTTCGCGGCGGCCGAGGCGCACGACCAGATGCTGATCCCCGTACTCGCACCCCAGGACGGGGCGTGCGAGGACGGGGTGTTCAAGGGCAGGCAGTGGTACGCGGACGGCTGGACGACGATGACGCCGGGTGCGCCCCGCACGCTGATGAGCTTTCGGGACTGGACGCGGACGGCCGTCGACCGATTCCGGGGTTCGCCGTCACTCGCGGCGTGGGAACTCGTCGGGGAGCCGGAGACGAGCACGTGCACCGACGCCGACTGCGCGTGGTGGACCCGGTCGTGCGAGCCCGGTGCGGCGCAGGTGCTGCGGAATTTCTTCGACGCCGCCGGCGCCGAGGTGCGGGCCCGTGATCCGCGCACGCTGATCACGGCGGGATTCACCGGCGGCGGCCAGTGCGGAACCCAGGGCGACGAGTACCAATTCGTCTCGGCGTCACCGTATGTCGACATCGTGCAGTACCACGACTATGGGGCCGACGGGGTCCCGCTGCCCGGCGATCAGTGGAACGGGCTCGCGCGACGCCTCGAACAGGCTGCGGCACTCGGCAAGCCGCTCCTGGTGGGCGAGATCGGCGAACTCGCCGGATCGTGCGCCGCCATCGCGGACCGGGCGACGCACATCGGCACCAAGATTCAGGGGCAGAAGGACGCGGGCGCGGCCGGGGCGCTCCTGTGGGCGTTCGTGCCGGACCCCCGGCCCGCCGAGTGCACGTACGACGTCGGTCCCACCGACCCACTGTGGGGCGTGGTGGAGCAGTTCGGAGCCTGGGGTGCGGCCGCCGCACCGGCCGATACGTAA
- a CDS encoding GntR family transcriptional regulator yields MNGRERETEPAYQLVSRQLREHIAAGKYRGGIKLPTEFELAEQHGVSRQTVRRAFQDLVAEGIVYRVPGRGTFAAESDGRYLRQLGSIEDLMNLSTDTTMEVVSPLRRRVDIEAASRLRLDTDLVHTVAFRRRHDDTPFVLTTVYLPDEIARLVADAPEMSEGAVSSHTIIGLLEPHLRSPIVEAAQSITVAGAPADVARALGCPEGHSMLRVDRLYSDSDGRTVELAVSYFLPEHYTYRVTLRRGGR; encoded by the coding sequence ATGAACGGTAGAGAACGAGAGACGGAACCGGCGTATCAGCTGGTGTCGAGGCAGCTCCGCGAGCACATTGCGGCGGGCAAGTACCGCGGCGGGATCAAGCTGCCCACCGAATTCGAGCTCGCAGAGCAGCACGGCGTCAGCCGGCAGACCGTTCGTCGCGCATTCCAGGACCTGGTGGCCGAGGGCATCGTCTACCGGGTGCCGGGCCGGGGAACGTTCGCCGCCGAGTCCGACGGCCGATACCTGCGGCAGCTGGGGTCGATCGAGGATCTGATGAATCTGTCCACGGACACCACCATGGAGGTGGTCTCGCCGTTGCGCCGCCGGGTCGACATCGAGGCCGCCAGCAGGCTCCGCCTGGACACCGACCTCGTCCACACGGTCGCGTTCCGGCGACGCCACGACGACACCCCGTTCGTGCTGACCACCGTCTACCTGCCCGACGAGATCGCCCGGCTCGTCGCCGACGCGCCCGAGATGTCCGAGGGCGCCGTCAGCTCGCACACGATCATCGGCCTGCTGGAGCCGCACCTGCGGAGCCCCATCGTCGAGGCCGCGCAGTCGATCACGGTCGCGGGCGCCCCGGCGGACGTGGCCCGCGCACTCGGCTGCCCCGAGGGGCATTCGATGCTGCGGGTGGACCGGCTCTATTCGGACTCGGACGGGCGGACCGTCGAATTGGCGGTCAGCTACTTCCTGCCCGAGCACTACACCTATCGCGTGACCCTCCGCCGCGGCGGACGCTGA
- a CDS encoding acyl-CoA dehydrogenase family protein, which produces MGKLNEEEAYLVETVRAFIDRDVKPTVQAVEHANEYPEKWIEQMKQIGIYGLAVPEEFGGSPVSMPCYAQVTQELARGWMSLAGAMGGHTVVAKLLSLYGTQEQKQQYLPKMATGEIRATMALTEPGGGSDLQAMSTTAKADGDDLVISGSKTWISNARRSGLIALLCKTDPQASPKHRGISIVLVEHGPGLTVSRDLPKLGYKGVETCELSFDNYRIAASAILGGTPGKGFGQMMKGLETGRIQVACRALGVATAALEDSLAYAQQRESFGQPIWKHQSIGNYLADMATKLTAARQLTWHAAEQYDSGDRCDMEAGMAKLYASEVAMDIALNAVRIHGGYGYSTEYDVERYFRDAPLMIVGEGTNEIQRNVIVSQLVSRGGL; this is translated from the coding sequence ATGGGCAAGCTGAACGAGGAAGAGGCGTACCTGGTCGAGACGGTGCGCGCCTTCATCGACCGCGACGTGAAGCCGACGGTGCAGGCGGTGGAGCACGCCAACGAGTACCCCGAGAAGTGGATCGAGCAGATGAAGCAGATCGGGATCTACGGTCTGGCGGTCCCGGAGGAGTTCGGCGGATCGCCGGTGTCGATGCCCTGCTACGCGCAGGTGACGCAGGAGCTGGCCCGCGGGTGGATGAGCCTGGCCGGGGCGATGGGTGGGCACACCGTCGTCGCGAAGCTGCTGTCGCTGTACGGCACGCAGGAGCAGAAGCAGCAGTACCTGCCGAAGATGGCGACCGGTGAGATCCGGGCGACGATGGCGTTGACCGAGCCCGGGGGCGGTTCGGACCTGCAGGCGATGTCGACGACCGCGAAGGCGGACGGTGACGATCTGGTGATCTCGGGGTCGAAGACGTGGATCTCCAACGCGCGCCGGTCCGGGTTGATCGCGTTGCTGTGCAAGACCGACCCGCAGGCGTCCCCGAAGCATCGGGGGATCTCGATCGTGCTGGTCGAGCACGGTCCGGGTCTGACGGTGTCGCGGGATCTGCCCAAGCTCGGCTACAAGGGGGTGGAGACGTGTGAGCTGTCGTTCGACAACTACCGCATTGCGGCGTCGGCGATTCTGGGCGGCACCCCGGGCAAGGGGTTCGGTCAGATGATGAAGGGCCTCGAGACCGGCCGCATCCAGGTGGCCTGCCGGGCGCTGGGGGTGGCGACGGCGGCGCTCGAGGATTCCCTGGCGTACGCGCAGCAGCGGGAGAGTTTCGGTCAGCCGATCTGGAAGCATCAGTCGATCGGCAACTACCTCGCCGACATGGCGACGAAGCTGACCGCGGCCCGGCAGCTGACCTGGCATGCGGCGGAGCAGTACGACAGCGGTGACCGGTGCGACATGGAGGCGGGCATGGCGAAGCTGTACGCGTCCGAGGTGGCGATGGACATCGCCCTCAACGCCGTTCGGATCCACGGTGGTTACGGCTATTCCACCGAATACGACGTGGAGCGGTACTTCCGGGACGCGCCGCTGATGATCGTCGGCGAGGGCACGAACGAGATCCAGCGCAACGTCATCGTCTCGCAGCTGGTGTCGCGAGGCGGTCTGTAG
- a CDS encoding HpcH/HpaI aldolase/citrate lyase family protein: MQNLTRRRAVLVAPGSDERKAVKALRSTADEVVLDLEDAVASAKKAEARDLVRRLVLESDGSRAVTVRINALTTPWAEDDLALCASLGAALTSIVVPKVEAAQDLVRADQAVAGTAIGLQALVETPAGVQNIADITRAVARLESVVIGYADLGAALGRSRSALPEHWIAIQDAVLVAVRAAGIQAIDGPFLGIADDDAFRHSAAWTSALGFDGKWVIHPAQVESAAAAFTPTDTAVEDARRVIDALAAAEAAGSGAAQLDGQMLDEAVAVAARRVLAQVGAQ, encoded by the coding sequence GTGCAGAACCTCACCCGCAGGCGCGCCGTTCTGGTGGCCCCCGGATCCGACGAACGCAAGGCCGTCAAGGCGCTCCGGTCGACCGCCGACGAGGTGGTCCTCGACCTCGAGGACGCCGTCGCGTCCGCGAAGAAGGCCGAGGCCCGCGACCTCGTGCGCCGCCTCGTGCTCGAATCGGACGGCTCCCGCGCCGTCACGGTTCGCATCAACGCGCTGACCACGCCGTGGGCGGAGGACGATCTCGCCCTGTGCGCGTCCCTCGGCGCCGCGCTCACGAGCATCGTGGTTCCCAAGGTGGAAGCGGCGCAGGATCTGGTCCGCGCCGATCAGGCTGTCGCCGGCACCGCCATCGGGTTGCAGGCTCTCGTCGAAACCCCGGCCGGCGTGCAGAACATCGCCGACATCACCCGCGCCGTCGCCCGGCTGGAATCCGTCGTCATCGGCTACGCCGACCTCGGGGCGGCCCTCGGCCGGTCCCGCTCCGCCCTCCCCGAGCACTGGATCGCGATCCAGGACGCCGTCCTCGTCGCCGTCCGCGCCGCGGGCATCCAGGCGATCGACGGCCCGTTCCTCGGCATCGCCGACGACGACGCCTTCCGGCACTCGGCCGCGTGGACCAGCGCGCTCGGGTTCGACGGAAAATGGGTCATCCATCCCGCCCAGGTGGAGTCCGCCGCCGCGGCCTTCACCCCCACCGACACCGCGGTCGAGGACGCGCGACGCGTGATCGACGCACTCGCCGCCGCCGAGGCCGCGGGCAGCGGGGCCGCGCAACTCGACGGGCAGATGCTCGACGAGGCAGTCGCCGTCGCGGCGCGACGCGTTCTCGCCCAGGTAGGTGCGCAGTGA
- a CDS encoding MaoC family dehydratase, producing the protein MTITQTYVGGPYFDELEVGQVFDTAPAVTLTSGLAAAHQAILGDRLRLPLDAHLSRAVTGSADAVANPGLVCDVAIGQSTLATHHVKANLFYRGLRFHHFPFLGDTLYTRTEVVGLRENSAKPGRKPTGLAALRMTSTDQDGRTVLDFYRCAMLPLSENPDEDRVRKSDDLSAIGPQSEQSFAAPAGWDLSVYRDKVPGQHFSAGLAGSVLRSSGDVVSSAPELARLTLNIAATHHDERVGADGRLVYGGHTIGIALGQATRALPNLVTVLGWKSCDHTGPVHEGDTVTSELEIESAEELPGGGGVLHLRSLVFAHNATASDVPVLDWRFTALMA; encoded by the coding sequence GTGACGATCACGCAGACCTACGTCGGTGGCCCGTACTTCGACGAACTCGAGGTGGGCCAGGTGTTCGACACCGCCCCCGCCGTCACCCTGACCAGCGGCCTCGCCGCCGCCCATCAGGCCATCCTCGGCGACCGCCTGCGGCTGCCCCTCGACGCGCACCTGTCCCGGGCCGTCACCGGATCCGCCGACGCCGTCGCGAACCCCGGCCTCGTCTGCGACGTCGCCATCGGGCAGTCCACGCTGGCCACTCACCACGTGAAGGCCAACCTGTTCTACCGCGGCCTCCGTTTCCATCACTTCCCGTTTCTCGGCGACACGCTCTACACGCGGACCGAAGTGGTGGGACTGCGGGAGAATTCGGCGAAACCGGGACGCAAACCCACCGGCCTGGCCGCGCTGCGGATGACGTCCACCGATCAGGACGGCCGCACCGTCCTCGACTTCTACCGCTGCGCGATGCTCCCGCTCAGCGAGAACCCCGACGAGGACCGCGTCCGCAAGTCCGACGACCTGTCCGCGATCGGTCCGCAGTCGGAGCAGTCGTTCGCCGCCCCCGCGGGGTGGGATCTCTCCGTGTACCGCGACAAGGTTCCCGGACAGCACTTCTCGGCCGGCCTCGCCGGGTCCGTGCTGCGGAGCAGCGGCGACGTGGTCTCGAGCGCCCCCGAACTGGCGCGCCTCACCCTCAACATCGCGGCCACCCACCACGACGAACGGGTCGGCGCCGACGGACGACTCGTCTACGGCGGGCACACCATCGGCATCGCGCTCGGGCAGGCCACCCGCGCCCTGCCGAACCTCGTCACGGTCCTGGGCTGGAAGTCCTGCGACCACACCGGGCCCGTCCACGAAGGCGACACCGTCACCAGCGAACTCGAGATCGAGAGCGCCGAGGAGCTGCCCGGTGGCGGCGGAGTACTGCATCTGCGTTCACTGGTATTCGCGCACAACGCCACAGCGTCCGACGTCCCCGTCCTCGACTGGCGCTTCACCGCCCTCATGGCCTGA
- a CDS encoding CoA transferase, whose product MTAHTPLAGLRIVEVSSFIASPLCGLTLSQLGAEVIRVDPIGGAADYNRWPVTGDGESIYWTGLNRGKRSVAVDMRNPEGQRLVQQLVAAPGTGGGILVTNAGGRDWLSHDTLAALRSDVITLEILGGRDGSPGVDYTVNAGLGFPSITGPADHAGVVNHVLPAWDVACGLYAALAVAAAARHRDATGEGTRISLPLEDVALATAGTLGYLTEVQINGTGRQGTGNSVYGTYGTDFTTSDGARFMIVALTPRHFRDLVTVTGTTAAVDALATALDADFAREADRFTHRDVLTALFTRWFREHTAAEVAEALSTTSVLAERYRTFEELVESGELENNPMFTPLEQPRIGTYLASGHPASFDGHHATVAPASAVGDDTGSVLRDLLGSSDSDVAKLLDSGIVGGK is encoded by the coding sequence GTGACCGCCCACACTCCCCTTGCCGGACTTCGGATCGTCGAGGTCTCCAGCTTCATCGCGTCCCCCCTGTGCGGACTGACCCTGTCCCAGCTGGGGGCCGAGGTCATCCGGGTCGACCCCATCGGCGGCGCCGCCGACTACAACCGCTGGCCGGTCACCGGCGACGGCGAGAGCATCTACTGGACCGGACTCAACCGCGGCAAGCGGTCCGTGGCCGTCGACATGCGCAACCCCGAGGGGCAGCGGCTCGTCCAGCAACTGGTCGCGGCCCCCGGCACGGGTGGCGGAATTCTCGTCACCAACGCGGGAGGTCGGGACTGGCTCTCCCACGACACGCTGGCCGCACTCCGCTCCGACGTCATCACCCTCGAAATCCTCGGTGGCCGTGACGGTTCCCCCGGCGTCGACTACACGGTCAACGCCGGGCTCGGCTTCCCGTCCATCACCGGACCCGCCGATCATGCCGGCGTCGTCAACCACGTCCTCCCGGCGTGGGACGTGGCGTGCGGGCTGTACGCCGCACTCGCCGTCGCCGCCGCCGCCCGCCACCGCGACGCCACCGGCGAGGGCACCCGCATCTCCCTGCCACTCGAGGACGTCGCGCTCGCCACCGCCGGCACCCTCGGGTACCTCACCGAGGTCCAGATCAACGGCACCGGACGGCAAGGGACCGGCAACTCCGTCTACGGCACGTACGGAACGGATTTCACCACCAGCGACGGCGCCCGATTCATGATCGTGGCACTCACCCCGCGGCACTTCCGCGACCTCGTCACCGTCACCGGAACCACCGCCGCGGTCGACGCACTCGCCACGGCGCTCGACGCCGACTTCGCGCGCGAAGCCGACCGCTTCACCCACCGCGACGTCCTCACCGCACTGTTCACGCGCTGGTTCCGTGAACACACCGCAGCCGAAGTCGCCGAAGCACTCTCGACGACGTCCGTCCTCGCCGAGCGCTACCGCACGTTCGAGGAACTCGTGGAATCCGGCGAACTCGAGAACAACCCGATGTTCACCCCCCTCGAGCAGCCTCGGATCGGCACCTACCTCGCCTCCGGCCACCCGGCGTCGTTCGACGGACACCACGCCACCGTGGCACCCGCCTCCGCCGTCGGCGACGACACCGGCAGCGTGCTCCGCGACCTCCTCGGCAGCTCCGACTCCGACGTCGCCAAACTCCTCGACAGCGGCATCGTCGGGGGGAAATGA